The following is a genomic window from Plasmodium gaboni strain SY75 chromosome Unknown, whole genome shotgun sequence.
tgaCCAAGCATATgatgaaattaaaaagaacataataaaattagaaaaaacCTTCTTAGATAATGTATTATTACAAgttaagaaaaaaaatatagcAGGAAATAAAAACACTGTTGAAAAATCAGCTATTAATGAattgaataaatataaaaaaaatattgaattattaaaaagtaAAGTGAGTGTAGAAGACAATACTGATAAAATTGTTAAGTtggaaaataaaatcaaagaaaatgaagaaatattacaaaaattaattaatgATAAAGAAGGTCTGGAAAATATATCCAAACAACAATTAAAAGCAATAGATGAAATTTGTTTAAACGAAACACAAATATCTATACAAAcaaaatatgaagaaattcgaaaattaaaagaagatTTAATGAAATGGaaatttacatataatgaaaatgaaaatattttaaagaaaaaacaagaacaattaattcatatagacaatcaattaaaaaaaaaaatattcaccataaaaaattcaaaaaataataatatgtcCAGTACAAATTCTAATAAAAATTTGTCAAATATTCATATACAAACACTTAAAACACAAATTGATATGATTAATGACAATATAGCTAATGATACACAAATGTATGACGAAAAAATTCAACAACTTgaaaataacataaattCAGCTCAAAATGATAT
Proteins encoded in this region:
- a CDS encoding hypothetical protein (conserved Plasmodium protein, unknown function) yields the protein MSKYIKSNSTILNSKKNIQYDIKSNSTIDNNFDDDTKKKYDQAYDEIKKNIIKLEKTFLDNVLLQVKKKNIAGNKNTVEKSAINELNKYKKNIELLKSKVSVEDNTDKIVKLENKIKENEEILQKLINDKEGLENISKQQLKAIDEICLNETQISIQTKYEEIRKLKEDLMKWKFTYNENENILKKKQEQLIHIDNQLKKKIFTIKNSKNNNMSSTNSNKNLSNIHIQTLKTQIDMINDNIANDTQMYDEKIQQLENNINSAQNDIEFLNSQIEEIKK